The proteins below come from a single Microbulbifer sp. Q7 genomic window:
- a CDS encoding Rieske (2Fe-2S) protein, which produces MQKHFLCGYEDLNEGDSKGFSLGDNSAGMNNVFAVKKDGEVFAYKNICPHRGINLEWQPDQFLDSEKALIQCASHGALFEITTGECIAGPCAGDALTPVPVEYAQDGLYVLLAD; this is translated from the coding sequence ATGCAAAAACACTTTCTCTGCGGCTACGAAGATCTCAACGAAGGCGACTCCAAAGGCTTTTCCCTTGGCGACAATAGCGCGGGCATGAACAATGTGTTTGCGGTGAAGAAAGACGGCGAGGTTTTCGCCTACAAGAACATTTGCCCGCACCGGGGAATCAACCTGGAGTGGCAACCAGACCAGTTTCTGGACTCGGAAAAAGCGCTGATCCAGTGCGCCTCCCACGGTGCGCTGTTCGAAATTACCACCGGCGAGTGCATCGCGGGCCCCTGTGCCGGTGATGCGCTGACACCGGTTCCGGTGGAATACGCCCAGGACGGGCTCTATGTATTACTGGCGGACTGA
- a CDS encoding aldehyde dehydrogenase family protein — MQKLQCISPVDNSIYVERPLATDYEIQNALNRAQGAQLGWRQVSVAERAALVRAAVDHLLALKAPLAEEVCWQMGRPIAFAGGEIEGLAERALYMAELAESAESPLRDMQLPEKKGFHRFIRREPLGVCFVIAPWNYPYLTAINAVVPALLAGNSVILKHSAQTPLCAERLVNAFAEAGLPQGVFQYLHLDHRDAEQMIINGGVQHVAFTGSVAGGAAVEAAAAGRFLSVGLELGGKDPAYVRADADLDRVVASVVDGAYFNSGQSCCGIERLYVHHTLFDEFVERAAALIRGYRLGRPDDQETTLGPMVRARAADFVRDQIDEAVAQGARTWIDDGAFELDQRGSAYMAPQLLTNVDHSMRIMSEESFGPVLGVMSVADDAEALALMNDSEYGLTAAIYSADEEAALALGDELQTGTVFLNRCDYLDPALAWTGVKNSGRGCTLSGIGFEYLTRPKSFHLKDHP; from the coding sequence ATGCAAAAACTCCAGTGTATCTCGCCGGTCGATAACAGCATTTATGTCGAGCGACCGCTGGCCACAGACTATGAAATCCAGAACGCACTGAACCGTGCCCAGGGCGCGCAACTGGGCTGGCGGCAGGTATCGGTCGCCGAGCGCGCGGCACTGGTGCGCGCGGCGGTGGATCACCTGCTTGCCCTCAAGGCGCCGTTAGCGGAAGAGGTTTGCTGGCAGATGGGCCGCCCGATTGCCTTCGCCGGTGGTGAAATCGAGGGTCTCGCCGAGCGCGCTCTGTACATGGCTGAGCTGGCGGAGTCCGCAGAAAGTCCACTGCGCGACATGCAGCTGCCGGAGAAGAAAGGGTTTCACCGGTTTATTCGCCGCGAGCCACTGGGGGTCTGCTTCGTTATTGCGCCCTGGAATTATCCCTACCTCACCGCGATTAATGCGGTGGTGCCCGCCCTGCTGGCAGGGAACAGCGTCATTCTCAAACACTCCGCACAAACGCCGTTGTGCGCGGAGCGGCTGGTGAATGCCTTTGCTGAGGCCGGTCTTCCACAAGGGGTGTTTCAATACCTGCACCTGGATCATCGGGACGCGGAGCAGATGATCATCAATGGGGGCGTTCAGCACGTTGCCTTCACCGGGTCGGTCGCCGGCGGGGCGGCGGTGGAGGCGGCGGCCGCGGGGCGTTTTCTTTCCGTGGGCCTCGAACTGGGCGGCAAGGATCCGGCGTACGTGCGCGCGGATGCGGATCTCGACAGAGTGGTGGCGTCGGTGGTGGACGGCGCCTACTTCAATTCCGGGCAGTCCTGCTGTGGTATCGAGCGGCTGTATGTCCACCACACCCTGTTTGATGAATTTGTTGAGCGTGCGGCGGCGCTGATCCGCGGCTATCGGCTCGGTCGTCCCGACGATCAGGAAACCACCCTGGGTCCCATGGTGCGTGCCCGCGCGGCGGACTTTGTGCGCGACCAGATCGACGAGGCGGTGGCGCAGGGCGCGCGGACATGGATTGACGATGGCGCGTTCGAACTCGATCAGCGGGGTAGTGCCTACATGGCTCCGCAGTTGCTCACCAACGTCGATCACAGTATGCGCATTATGAGCGAGGAATCCTTTGGCCCCGTGCTAGGGGTGATGTCGGTGGCCGATGATGCGGAGGCGCTGGCGCTGATGAACGACAGCGAATACGGCCTGACCGCAGCCATCTATTCCGCAGACGAGGAGGCCGCACTGGCCCTGGGGGATGAATTGCAGACCGGCACGGTGTTTTTAAATCGCTGCGATTATCTCGACCCGGCTCTGGCCTGGACCGGGGTAAAAAATTCCGGCCGCGGCTGCACCTTGTCTGGTATTGGTTTTGAGTATCTTACCCGCCCCAAATCGTTCCACCTGAAGGATCACCCATGA
- a CDS encoding S1C family serine protease, whose translation MRLNPSLSRLALTVLFLCLAVNAQAESRIPQFATDDEVNTMQVFNFASPSVVYVTNETVVRDRWTLRLHTVPKGAGSGFIWDDRGHVVTNYHVVEKARKITITLQDRSEWPAELVGSAPEKDLAVLKIEAPRALLKPLLPGESAGLSVGRKVLAIGNPFGLDTTLTTGVVSALGREIEAAGNRTIRNVIQTDAAINPGNSGGPLLDSSGRLIGVNTAIYSPSGASVGIGFAIPVDTVKKIVPELIAHGRLVRPILGIESAPDQWAARYDVTGVAVLRTAPGLPAERAGLRGVYRSNRGGWQLGDVIIGIDGLPISNYDDLMNVLENRRPGDKVKVDYLRDGEAYQTSLTLAAP comes from the coding sequence ATGCGATTGAATCCATCTCTGTCCCGTCTCGCCCTCACCGTCCTATTCCTCTGCTTGGCAGTCAACGCACAGGCAGAATCCCGCATTCCCCAGTTCGCCACCGACGACGAGGTCAACACCATGCAGGTGTTCAACTTCGCCAGCCCCTCGGTGGTGTATGTCACCAACGAAACCGTGGTACGAGACCGCTGGACCCTGCGCCTGCACACGGTACCCAAGGGTGCCGGTAGCGGATTTATCTGGGACGATCGCGGCCATGTGGTGACCAACTATCACGTGGTCGAAAAAGCGCGCAAGATCACCATTACCCTGCAAGATCGCAGCGAATGGCCGGCAGAACTGGTGGGTTCTGCACCGGAAAAAGATTTGGCGGTGCTGAAGATCGAGGCGCCCAGAGCCCTGCTCAAGCCACTGCTTCCCGGCGAGTCAGCGGGACTGTCCGTGGGACGCAAAGTGCTCGCCATCGGCAATCCGTTCGGCCTGGATACCACCCTGACCACCGGCGTGGTCAGCGCCCTGGGGCGCGAGATCGAGGCCGCCGGCAACCGCACCATTCGCAACGTGATCCAAACGGATGCGGCCATCAATCCCGGTAATTCCGGCGGCCCACTGCTGGACAGTAGCGGCCGCCTGATCGGCGTCAATACGGCGATCTACAGCCCCAGTGGCGCCAGCGTGGGCATTGGCTTCGCCATACCGGTGGACACGGTGAAGAAGATCGTTCCGGAATTGATCGCCCACGGACGCCTGGTACGCCCCATCCTGGGCATCGAGTCAGCACCGGACCAATGGGCAGCTCGCTATGACGTCACCGGCGTTGCGGTGCTGCGCACGGCACCGGGATTGCCGGCCGAGCGCGCAGGTTTGCGTGGCGTATACCGCAGCAACCGCGGCGGCTGGCAGCTGGGGGATGTAATCATTGGCATCGATGGCCTGCCCATCAGCAACTACGACGACCTGATGAATGTGCTGGAGAACCGACGCCCCGGAGACAAGGTGAAGGTGGATTACCTGCGCGATGGCGAGGCCTACCAGACTTCTCTCACCCTGGCCGCCCCATGA
- a CDS encoding M15 family metallopeptidase, translating into MHQLVKNILFGLTDAHVILEPVSGQLMHPEALTAFDQLRRDARAAGFEPKVVSGFRDFERQRAIWNAKACGARPVFDSNGDVLDVARMSPEETVFAILRWSALPGGSRHHWGTDFDVIDGAAVASDYRVQLTPEEVADEGVFGSFHCWLDERIAAGKSYGLFRPYAEDRGGVAPERWHLSYAPRAREFQQLHSAEALQAQLQQCQADGDLALAGTVCDVMEAIYPRFVEVPESAYPTNMDRL; encoded by the coding sequence ATGCATCAACTTGTGAAAAATATTTTGTTCGGGCTGACGGATGCGCATGTCATCCTCGAGCCGGTTTCCGGGCAGCTGATGCACCCGGAGGCGCTCACCGCATTTGACCAGTTGCGACGGGACGCCCGGGCGGCAGGATTTGAGCCAAAAGTGGTTTCGGGATTCCGGGATTTCGAGCGTCAGCGCGCCATCTGGAATGCCAAGGCCTGTGGCGCGCGGCCGGTGTTTGACAGTAATGGCGACGTACTGGATGTGGCGCGAATGTCGCCAGAGGAAACAGTATTCGCTATATTGCGCTGGTCGGCGCTGCCCGGTGGCTCCCGCCACCATTGGGGTACTGACTTTGATGTGATTGACGGGGCCGCGGTTGCGAGCGATTACCGGGTGCAGCTGACCCCGGAAGAGGTGGCCGACGAGGGTGTCTTTGGTTCCTTCCACTGCTGGCTCGACGAGCGTATTGCCGCCGGTAAAAGCTACGGCCTGTTTCGCCCCTATGCGGAAGATCGCGGCGGCGTAGCGCCGGAGCGCTGGCACCTGAGTTATGCGCCGCGGGCCAGGGAATTTCAGCAGCTGCACAGTGCCGAGGCACTGCAGGCGCAGCTGCAGCAGTGTCAGGCAGATGGCGACCTGGCCCTGGCGGGCACCGTGTGCGACGTCATGGAAGCCATTTATCCACGCTTTGTAGAAGTGCCGGAATCTGCCTATCCGACTAATATGGATCGCCTCTGA
- the htpX gene encoding protease HtpX has protein sequence MLRIGLFLLTNLAVMVLVGIIFNLLGIQGILDANGVNLNLPGLLLMCAIFGIGGALISLLLSKTIARRSTRTQVITQPQTPDERWLVETVRELSQKAGIGMPDVGIFPMPQANAFATGWNRNNALVAVSEGLLQRFNRDEARAVIGHEIGHVANGDMVTLALIQGVVNTFVMFFARLVGFFVDRVLLRNEQGLGIGYYITSIIMDMVFGVFAMMIVAWFSRRREYRADAAGAHLASPNAMMAALARIKSESEAGREQPLPANMKAFGIYGNSMAALLASHPPLEDRILALQNSAR, from the coding sequence ATGTTGCGAATAGGGCTGTTTCTTCTTACCAACCTGGCGGTGATGGTGCTCGTCGGCATCATCTTCAACCTGCTGGGAATCCAGGGCATTCTCGATGCCAACGGGGTCAATTTAAATCTTCCGGGCCTGCTGTTGATGTGCGCCATATTTGGTATTGGCGGCGCGCTGATTTCGCTGCTGCTGTCCAAAACCATTGCGCGCCGGTCCACGCGTACCCAGGTCATCACCCAGCCACAAACCCCGGACGAGCGCTGGCTGGTAGAAACCGTGCGCGAGCTGTCCCAGAAAGCGGGCATCGGCATGCCGGATGTGGGTATCTTCCCCATGCCCCAGGCCAACGCCTTTGCCACCGGCTGGAACCGCAACAATGCACTGGTAGCGGTAAGTGAAGGCCTGCTGCAGCGCTTCAATCGCGACGAAGCGCGCGCGGTGATCGGCCATGAGATCGGCCACGTGGCCAACGGCGACATGGTCACCCTGGCGCTCATCCAGGGTGTGGTAAATACTTTTGTGATGTTTTTTGCGCGTCTGGTCGGCTTCTTTGTCGACCGGGTACTGTTGCGCAATGAACAGGGCCTGGGCATTGGCTACTACATCACGTCGATCATCATGGATATGGTTTTCGGGGTATTTGCGATGATGATCGTCGCCTGGTTCAGTCGCCGCCGCGAGTACCGCGCCGACGCCGCCGGAGCGCACCTGGCCAGCCCCAACGCGATGATGGCCGCACTGGCGCGCATCAAGTCCGAGTCGGAAGCCGGCCGCGAGCAACCACTGCCTGCCAACATGAAAGCGTTTGGTATTTATGGCAACAGCATGGCCGCCCTGCTCGCCAGCCACCCCCCCCTTGAGGATCGCATCCTGGCCCTGCAAAATTCCGCACGCTGA
- a CDS encoding TfoX/Sxy family protein, which yields MHPSQSELLKLKNLGLASVNILHSIGIRTQDDLHRVGPVEAFASIRRRGINVSRVLLYALQGALLDVHWNDLDPDLKASLVTEAEQLIARKDSA from the coding sequence ATGCACCCTAGTCAATCAGAGTTGTTGAAGCTGAAAAACCTGGGACTCGCCTCCGTCAATATCCTTCATTCCATCGGCATCCGCACGCAGGATGACCTCCATCGGGTAGGCCCCGTGGAAGCATTCGCCAGCATTCGGCGACGCGGCATCAACGTTTCCCGCGTGCTTCTCTACGCCCTGCAGGGTGCACTTCTGGACGTTCACTGGAATGATCTGGACCCCGACCTCAAAGCCTCGCTGGTTACCGAGGCCGAACAACTGATCGCCCGCAAAGACAGCGCCTGA
- a CDS encoding iron-containing alcohol dehydrogenase: MGNYFTNWNYPTAMRVGPGRISELPHLCREMGMATPLLVTDPGLAALPMLQGIVENCLVAGLPLTVFSEIKGNPTGTNVSDGVATFKAHGCDGVIALGGGSALDAGKAIALMVGQTHPIWAFEDVGDNYLKVNAQGMVPVIAVPTTAGTGSEVGRSSVITDEQARLKKIIFHPRMLPAIVLLDPELTLGLPAPITAATGMDALSHNLEAFCANNFHPMAEAIALEAMRLIHVYLPRAVADGNDLEARMQMLVASSMGATAFQRGLGAMHALAHPLGALFDKHHGLLNAILMPYVLAANRVAIEEPMSRLSRYLALPSAGYQGVLDWVLFLRRDLGIPHSLGEIGIDEEDADRVAQMAVQDPSAASNPLPFSADKYREVFIAACRGSIE, from the coding sequence ATGGGTAACTATTTCACCAACTGGAATTACCCCACCGCCATGCGTGTCGGTCCCGGTCGCATTAGTGAGTTGCCGCACTTGTGCCGGGAGATGGGCATGGCCACGCCTCTGCTGGTTACCGACCCGGGCCTGGCGGCGCTGCCGATGCTTCAGGGCATTGTGGAAAACTGTCTGGTGGCCGGGTTACCGCTGACGGTATTCAGCGAGATCAAGGGGAACCCCACCGGCACCAATGTGAGCGATGGGGTCGCTACCTTCAAGGCGCACGGTTGTGATGGCGTGATCGCACTGGGGGGCGGTTCTGCATTGGATGCGGGAAAGGCCATTGCCTTGATGGTGGGGCAGACACACCCCATCTGGGCATTTGAGGATGTGGGGGACAATTACCTCAAGGTAAATGCCCAGGGGATGGTGCCGGTGATTGCCGTGCCTACCACCGCCGGAACCGGCTCTGAAGTGGGTCGCTCCTCGGTAATTACCGACGAACAGGCCAGACTGAAGAAAATCATTTTCCACCCGCGCATGCTGCCGGCCATCGTGCTGCTCGACCCGGAACTCACCCTCGGGTTGCCGGCCCCGATCACCGCAGCCACTGGCATGGATGCGCTGTCGCATAATCTTGAAGCCTTCTGTGCGAACAATTTCCACCCCATGGCAGAAGCAATCGCGCTGGAGGCCATGCGCCTGATCCACGTGTATCTGCCGCGGGCGGTGGCCGACGGCAACGACCTCGAGGCCCGCATGCAAATGCTGGTGGCCTCCAGCATGGGTGCCACCGCGTTTCAGCGTGGGCTCGGTGCCATGCACGCGCTGGCCCATCCGCTCGGTGCACTGTTTGACAAGCACCACGGGCTGCTCAATGCCATCCTGATGCCCTACGTGCTGGCCGCCAATCGCGTGGCCATCGAAGAACCCATGAGCCGGCTGTCCCGTTACCTGGCACTGCCCAGCGCCGGCTACCAGGGCGTGCTGGACTGGGTTCTATTCCTGCGGCGCGACCTGGGTATTCCCCACAGCCTAGGGGAAATCGGCATCGACGAAGAAGACGCCGATCGGGTCGCGCAAATGGCTGTGCAGGACCCTTCGGCTGCGAGTAATCCGTTGCCATTTTCAGCGGATAAGTATCGGGAAGTGTTTATCGCGGCCTGCCGGGGCTCAATCGAATGA
- a CDS encoding glutamine synthetase family protein, with product MDESTELPPSSSAPLNTAVSSPSPAAAGTPRVLNPRQVRTVAEAKQIVEARGLTHVKVGLFDNDGVMRGKYMSREKFFSALDKGFAFCDVVLGWDIQDQLYDNARYTGWHTGYPDAPVRILPHTCREVPFEGGMLLFLAEFEGAAEAVCPRALLRRVIERCDKLGFVPFGALEYEFFVFDETPDSARAKGYRDLKPFTPGWFGYSMIRNSVHADLYHEILALAEQMDFPIEGLHTETGPGVLEAAITVDTAEAAGDKAALFKTFIKVLAERRGLMATFMAKWSNDYPGQSGHIHLSLRNKDDNTSAFFAEGEPHSMSDTQRHFLAGQQRLMPELLCMVAPTINSYRRMIPGFWAPTDATWGVENRTAALRVIPGSDKSQRQEYRLGAADANPYLALAVALGSGLYGIEQGWEPGEAVAGNAYEAEHPAELSLPRTLWEAAQRLRQSPAARELFGDNFVEHFAASREWEEREYRKHVGEWELQRYFEII from the coding sequence ATGGACGAGTCCACAGAACTGCCGCCATCCTCGTCGGCACCCCTCAATACCGCAGTATCTTCGCCGTCACCGGCGGCCGCGGGCACGCCCCGGGTACTGAACCCGCGCCAGGTGCGCACGGTGGCGGAGGCCAAACAGATCGTCGAGGCGCGCGGCCTCACCCATGTGAAGGTGGGCCTGTTCGATAACGACGGGGTGATGCGCGGCAAGTACATGAGCCGGGAGAAGTTTTTCTCGGCCCTCGACAAGGGCTTTGCCTTCTGCGATGTGGTGCTGGGCTGGGATATTCAGGACCAGCTCTACGACAACGCCCGCTACACCGGCTGGCATACTGGCTACCCGGATGCGCCGGTGCGGATTCTGCCGCACACCTGCCGCGAGGTGCCCTTTGAAGGTGGCATGTTGCTGTTTCTGGCGGAGTTCGAGGGCGCGGCGGAGGCAGTGTGCCCGCGGGCGCTGTTGCGGCGGGTGATCGAGCGCTGTGACAAGCTCGGCTTTGTCCCCTTTGGTGCGCTGGAGTACGAGTTCTTCGTGTTCGACGAGACCCCGGACAGTGCCCGCGCCAAAGGCTACCGCGACCTGAAGCCGTTCACGCCGGGCTGGTTTGGCTACTCGATGATTCGCAACTCGGTGCATGCGGACCTGTACCACGAGATTCTCGCGCTGGCCGAGCAAATGGATTTTCCCATCGAGGGGCTGCATACAGAGACCGGCCCCGGCGTGCTGGAGGCGGCCATTACGGTGGACACGGCGGAGGCTGCGGGCGATAAAGCGGCCCTGTTCAAGACCTTTATCAAGGTGCTGGCAGAACGACGCGGGTTGATGGCGACCTTTATGGCCAAGTGGTCCAACGATTACCCCGGCCAGAGCGGGCACATTCATCTCTCCCTGCGCAATAAAGACGACAATACCTCCGCATTCTTCGCCGAAGGCGAGCCCCACAGCATGAGTGATACGCAGCGGCATTTTCTCGCCGGGCAGCAGCGCCTGATGCCGGAGCTGCTGTGCATGGTTGCGCCCACCATCAATAGCTACCGCCGCATGATCCCCGGCTTCTGGGCGCCCACTGATGCCACCTGGGGAGTGGAAAACCGTACCGCCGCGTTGCGGGTGATTCCCGGCAGCGATAAATCCCAGCGCCAGGAATATCGTCTCGGCGCCGCCGACGCCAATCCCTACCTGGCACTGGCGGTCGCGCTGGGCTCCGGGCTGTATGGCATCGAGCAGGGCTGGGAGCCGGGTGAAGCGGTAGCGGGCAACGCCTATGAAGCCGAGCACCCGGCGGAACTGTCACTGCCGCGCACCCTGTGGGAGGCGGCGCAGCGTCTGCGGCAGTCGCCGGCGGCCCGTGAGTTGTTTGGCGATAACTTTGTCGAGCACTTTGCCGCCAGTCGCGAGTGGGAGGAGCGCGAGTACCGCAAGCATGTCGGCGAGTGGGAACTGCAGCGCTATTTCGAAATTATTTAA
- the cysE gene encoding serine O-acetyltransferase, with translation MRAEASAAAAGEPVLASYFHNTVLRHRSLDRALAYQLASVLDHAALTATALQEVIAAALVDDPEISRCMQADICAWYDRDPACDQYLTPFLYFKGFHALQSHRIAHWLWQKGRHTLALYFQSRVSEQFAVDIHPAARFGCGIMIDHATGLVVGETSVVEDDVSILHSVTLGGSGSGGGDRHPKIGRGVMIGAGAKILGPVTIGEGVKIAAGSLVLRDVAARLTVAGVPARVVGGKCEGAPAYTMDQTLDSDD, from the coding sequence ATGCGCGCGGAGGCCTCTGCGGCTGCCGCCGGCGAGCCGGTACTGGCCAGCTATTTTCACAATACGGTACTGCGCCATCGCAGCCTCGACCGGGCGCTGGCGTATCAGCTGGCCTCGGTGCTGGATCACGCTGCGCTTACGGCCACGGCGTTGCAGGAGGTCATTGCCGCAGCGCTGGTGGACGACCCCGAAATTTCCCGCTGCATGCAGGCCGACATCTGTGCCTGGTACGACCGCGATCCCGCCTGCGACCAATACCTCACGCCATTCCTTTATTTCAAGGGATTTCATGCGTTGCAATCCCACCGCATTGCCCACTGGCTGTGGCAGAAGGGGCGTCATACGCTGGCGCTGTATTTCCAGAGCCGGGTCTCCGAGCAGTTTGCGGTGGATATCCATCCCGCTGCCCGCTTTGGCTGCGGCATCATGATTGACCACGCCACCGGCCTGGTGGTGGGGGAGACCAGCGTGGTCGAAGACGATGTGTCTATCCTGCATTCCGTCACCCTCGGGGGGAGCGGCAGCGGTGGCGGTGACCGCCACCCGAAAATCGGCCGCGGTGTGATGATTGGCGCCGGCGCCAAGATCCTGGGCCCGGTAACGATTGGTGAGGGGGTGAAAATAGCAGCGGGCAGCCTGGTACTGCGGGATGTGGCTGCGCGCTTGACCGTGGCCGGGGTGCCGGCGCGGGTGGTGGGCGGTAAATGTGAAGGCGCGCCGGCCTACACCATGGACCAGACACTGGATTCTGACGACTGA
- the ppa gene encoding inorganic diphosphatase, translating into MSFDKVSAGKDLPNDINVIIEIPANHDPIKYEVDKDADAVFVDRFVATPMFYPANYGYVPQTLSEDGDPLDVLVVAPYPVMVGSVIRSRVVGVLNMTDESGVDAKLLAVPHTKLTKLYDHVNEIGDLPELLIKQIEHYFENYKALEAGKWVKVDGWADAEAARAEVMASRERYLKEEG; encoded by the coding sequence ATGAGCTTCGACAAGGTTTCCGCAGGTAAAGACCTGCCCAACGATATCAACGTAATCATCGAGATCCCCGCCAACCACGATCCGATCAAGTACGAAGTCGACAAGGACGCAGACGCGGTATTCGTAGACCGTTTCGTAGCCACCCCCATGTTCTACCCGGCCAACTACGGCTACGTTCCCCAGACCCTGTCTGAAGACGGTGACCCCCTGGACGTGCTGGTTGTAGCCCCTTACCCGGTGATGGTTGGCTCCGTGATCCGCTCCCGCGTAGTCGGGGTGCTGAACATGACCGACGAATCCGGCGTAGACGCCAAGCTGCTGGCGGTACCGCACACCAAGCTGACCAAGCTGTACGATCACGTGAACGAAATCGGCGACCTGCCGGAGCTGCTGATCAAGCAGATCGAGCACTACTTCGAAAACTACAAGGCGCTGGAAGCCGGCAAATGGGTGAAGGTAGACGGCTGGGCCGACGCTGAAGCCGCGCGCGCCGAAGTCATGGCCTCCCGCGAGCGCTACCTGAAAGAAGAGGGCTGA
- the dksA gene encoding RNA polymerase-binding protein DksA, translated as MPNTVAKSDSLHGFEPYQEKKGEEYMNENQQEHFRKLLLAWKAELMAEVDRTVSHMKDEAANFPDPADRASQEEEFSLELRTRDRERKLIKKIDATIELIDQDDYGFCEACGVEIGIRRLEARPTATLCVDCKTLAEIKEKQISG; from the coding sequence ATGCCCAATACTGTTGCGAAATCCGATTCTCTGCACGGCTTCGAACCCTATCAGGAAAAGAAGGGCGAGGAGTACATGAATGAGAACCAGCAGGAGCACTTCCGCAAGCTGCTGCTGGCATGGAAGGCTGAACTGATGGCAGAGGTGGATCGCACCGTATCTCACATGAAAGATGAAGCGGCAAACTTCCCGGACCCGGCGGATCGCGCCAGCCAGGAAGAAGAGTTCAGTCTGGAACTGCGCACCCGCGATCGTGAGCGCAAGCTGATCAAAAAGATCGATGCCACCATCGAGCTGATTGACCAGGACGATTATGGCTTCTGTGAAGCCTGTGGCGTAGAAATCGGCATTCGCCGCCTGGAAGCCCGGCCCACCGCCACCCTGTGCGTGGACTGCAAGACCCTGGCGGAAATCAAGGAAAAGCAGATCTCCGGCTGA
- a CDS encoding DNA-3-methyladenine glycosylase I, which yields MPNTVQGPDGKPRCGWCAATDDFFPYHDNEWGFPVDDDQRLFEKICLEGFQSGLSWRTILAKRENFRAAFQQFDFNKVAKFSDKDVERLLQDAGIVRHRGKIEAVINNAQRAREMVREEGSLAAYFWRFEPVEPADTAPQSVSTSDVSRALSKDLKKRGWKFVGPTTVYAFMQAMGLINDHVEDCVTRKAVDRARKKFRRPSIR from the coding sequence ATGCCAAACACCGTCCAAGGGCCCGATGGCAAACCCCGCTGCGGCTGGTGCGCGGCCACCGACGACTTCTTCCCCTACCACGATAACGAATGGGGATTTCCGGTGGACGACGACCAACGGCTGTTTGAAAAAATCTGTCTGGAAGGTTTCCAGTCCGGCCTGAGCTGGCGAACCATTCTGGCCAAGCGGGAAAACTTTCGCGCGGCCTTCCAGCAGTTCGATTTCAACAAGGTGGCGAAATTTTCCGACAAGGATGTGGAGCGGTTACTGCAGGATGCAGGGATTGTGCGGCACCGCGGAAAAATAGAGGCGGTAATCAACAACGCCCAGCGCGCGCGGGAGATGGTCAGGGAAGAAGGTTCACTGGCGGCTTATTTCTGGCGCTTCGAACCGGTGGAACCCGCGGACACCGCGCCGCAAAGTGTTTCCACCTCCGATGTTTCCAGGGCCCTATCCAAAGACCTGAAAAAACGCGGCTGGAAGTTCGTGGGGCCCACCACCGTCTACGCGTTTATGCAGGCCATGGGGCTGATCAATGATCACGTGGAAGACTGTGTGACGCGCAAAGCCGTCGACAGGGCCAGAAAGAAATTCAGGCGCCCGTCAATCCGGTAA
- the sfsA gene encoding DNA/RNA nuclease SfsA — MKLDPPLTRGKLLRRYKRFLADVETSSGEIITIHCPNTGSMKNCWQENTPCWYSDSGNPKRKYRHTLEITTTPEGALAGVNTGRANHLVEEAINTGVVNELQGYSQLRREVKYGDENSRIDLLLSGEHGDCYVEVKNVTLAEGARGMFPDAVSARGSKHLRELRTLALSGTRAVLFYCVQHSAIETVEAAAEIDPAYAAALEEAVAAGVEVIAYRATLGPGEIALATPIPFLVLGR; from the coding sequence GTGAAACTTGACCCGCCATTGACCAGAGGGAAGTTACTGCGCCGCTACAAGCGGTTTCTCGCGGATGTGGAAACCAGCTCTGGTGAAATTATAACCATTCACTGCCCCAATACCGGGTCAATGAAAAATTGCTGGCAGGAAAATACCCCCTGCTGGTATTCCGATTCCGGCAACCCCAAACGCAAGTACCGCCACACGCTGGAAATCACCACCACACCGGAGGGCGCTTTGGCGGGGGTTAATACCGGCCGCGCCAATCATCTGGTGGAGGAGGCGATTAATACAGGGGTCGTCAACGAGCTGCAGGGCTACTCGCAGTTGCGGCGCGAAGTGAAGTACGGCGATGAAAACAGCCGCATTGACCTGTTGCTGAGCGGGGAACATGGCGATTGCTACGTTGAGGTGAAAAACGTGACGCTGGCGGAGGGTGCGCGGGGAATGTTTCCCGATGCGGTCAGTGCCCGCGGGAGCAAGCACTTGCGCGAGTTGCGGACACTGGCGCTGTCGGGCACGCGCGCGGTGCTGTTTTACTGCGTGCAGCACTCGGCCATCGAGACCGTAGAGGCCGCCGCGGAAATTGACCCGGCGTATGCGGCGGCACTGGAAGAGGCGGTGGCGGCGGGTGTGGAAGTGATTGCTTACCGCGCCACACTCGGCCCGGGCGAAATCGCGCTCGCTACGCCGATTCCGTTTCTGGTGCTTGGGCGCTAG